A region of the Streptococcus oralis Uo5 genome:
GCATGATTACGGCTACAAAAGCATTTGAAGAACTTATTGAAAGGGCTGATACAAAGTATATCTTACTTTCATATAATAATATGTCTGACAAGGGAAATGATAGGTCGAATGCGAAAATATCAGATGAAGATATTATGAGAATTCTTAGTAAAAAGGGGAAAGTTATTATATTTGAATCAGACTACAAGAGTTTTTCGACTGGGAAATCAGATATAAAAGATAATAAAGAAAGACTATTTTTATGTGAAGTGTTTAGCGAAGAAAAAAAGAAAATGAATATACCTTGCCCGTTTAATTATACAGGTGGAAAATTTAAGTTGCTAGAACAGTTGCAACCTTTATTTGATGAAAAGGAAGTATTTTTAGATTTGTTTGCCGGAGGAGGAAATGTTGGAATAAATTCATCTTCTTCAAAAGTTATTTTTAATGATACGAATGAGAATTTGATAGATTTAATTGAATTTATAAAAGACACTAATACTGATGCTTTATTAAAACAAATAGACAATATTATTGAGGCGTATAATTTATCCAATACATCATTACATGGGTATTCCTATTATGATTGTGATAGTAGTAGAGGCTTAGCCAAATACAATAAAGGAAGATTTCTCAAGTTAAGAGATGATTTTAATGCTAAAGTTCTTGCTGGAGAAATAGATTATCCAATGCTATATGTACTTATGGTGTTTTCTTTTAATAATCAGATTAGGTTTAATCGAAAGGGACTTTTTAATCTTCCGGTAGGTAAGAGAGATTTTAATTCCAAAATGAGAAGTAAACTTGTATTATTTTCTGAAGAATTAAAAAGTAAAGATGTCCAGTTTATGAAAAAGGATTTTAGAGAAATTTCGCTAGATGGTTTTTCTCAGGAGACTTTTATTTATTGTGATCCACCTTATTTGATTACAAATGCAACATATAATGAAAATGGAATGTGGACTGAAATAGAAGAAAAAGCTTTACTTGAATTTTTGGACGAAGCCAATGAAAAAGGCTTTAATTTTGCTTTGTCTAATGTTTTGGAAAGTAAAAATAAAAGAAATGATATTTTATATAATTGGATTGAAAGTAAGGGGTATTACTGCAATCATCTGAATAAAAGTTATTCAAATAGCAGTTATCACAGAAAAAATAAGAATAGTATGTCTGAAGAAGTTTTGATTACTAATTATCCAGTTGATTGGAGGAATGAGTAAATGGTAAATAAAAGTATTCCATATCAAAGTTTTTGTTGGGTTATAGGAACTACAAGTTTTAGAACTGCAAAACTAAATTTAAAGATTGAAGAGCAATTATTGTTATTAGAAGAATTTTATAAAACTGTATCAATTAAATCAGCTTGGAATTGGAATAATACTCTGCAAGAAGAGTATTATGATTTTATGAAAGAACGAGAATTTCTATATGGAGATGCCAGAAGAAAAGATAAAGACGCCAGAGAAAAAACATCGGGTTTAGTTGATATAGGCTTGATTACTCCGGATAGGTTAATTACAGATGCAGGTAAAGAACTTCTAAATATTGCAAGAGAAGGAGCTTTTGATACCAATAATTTCTTTAATTTGGACAGCGATAGCTTCGTGTATTTGAAGCAATTATTAAAGACTACGATAAATGTGAACAACAATATTGTAAGACCTTTTTTGGTTACCTTAAAAACTTTATTGGAACTTGATTTTTTGACTTATGATGAGTTTACTTATTTTATTCCTCTGATTAATGATAGAGAGAGTGCTGAAGAAATTATCGAAAGCATCCGGCTATATAGGGAAGAAAAAATCACATTAGAAGATGTGATATACGAAAGATTGATTGTTATGGAGAATTACCAAGAGGCACTTTCAGAATTCATTGATCATGCAGTTGATGAAGAATTGATTTGCCTCATTGGCATGAATCGAAAAAGCAGAAATTATGATAAGCCTTATTATAGATTGTATGAGAATATTAAGAAAATCTTTCTTGATAACGGGGATGATTATGAAGCACTATTAAATTCTGCTAAGAGCATCAATCAAAAGCCCGGAACATTATGGAGGAGTTTATTATTTAGGACAACGAACATTAGTGTAATAAGAAAAAATGGGAAATCCTCTATTTTGTCTGCGTGTCCATTTTTAAATTGCTCAAGCGAAAGAGAATTAAAAGAGGTTTTCTTTAAGTATCTGCATGTATTTAAAGCGATGGCAACCTTATCGGATTACTTTGATTTGAATCGAAGATATTTTAATATTACAGATACCTTAATCTTTGAAGATCAACTAATCAAATTAGATATGCTCCCGAAATATTTTTTCAAAGAAATAATGGAAGATTTGTATACAGAAGCTTTTACTAGATGTGATACATTAACACAGAGCATCACATTGATTGAAATTTCAAGTGCGTTTGATGTTGATATCAATAAGGTTTATCAGACATTAAGTGCGGATTTAGGCATCAAAATCAAGTCATCTGAACAGGCGGCAGCATATGTAAACGATGAACGTTACAGAAGATTCAATGCTTTAATAGACAAAAAATTTAATGATTCCATACTTGTAGAATTGTTAAATTGTTTTGAGAAACGTAATGATAAGAGAATAGAAGAGCTAGTAACAGACGAGGCGGCTATCCCAACTATTTTCGAATATGTATTAGGAATTATTTGGTACAAAGTCAGCGAAAGAAAAGGAAATATATTGGATTTTATGAAATTGTCATTAGAAGCTAATCTGTTACCTAAGACACATGCGGCTGGAGGTTATGCAGATATCATTTATGAATACGAAGCCTGTACTTCTTATCCGAAACATTCATTATTGCTTGAAGCAACGCTTGCAGATGGGAATAATCAAAGAAGAATGGAAATGGAGCCTGTTTCAAGACATTTAGGAGATTATAGGATTAGATTTAATAATCCATTTGATTACAGCCTGTTTGTAAGCACACACTTAGATAAAAATGTGATTTCAGATTTTAGATATAGAAAGATAATTCCATATACTAGAGATGAAGGGACTATCACAGGCATGAAGATTATATCAATGGATACTGATTCTCTCAAGAAGATAATTGAAAATAAGATCAAGTATAAGTATTTGTATGAAGTCTTTGATAAATACCATGAAATGCCATTAGAGACTGTAGATTGGCATGATGGGATGATAAAAGAGGCTACGGGAGAGTATGAGGCATAAAAAATATGAACTTTCAAAATTAATATATGAATCAAACAAGGTTGTGAGAAGAGCAAAAATGAAAAAAATAAGATATACATTTACATACACAAAAATGTAAAAAAGGTGATGGAGCGTCGAGAGTAATAGATGCAGAAAAATTCATAGAAAAAATTCAAGAAAATAACGTTGGATTATGTGCGATTACGAATCATAATAAATTTGATATCAATGAATATAATGCGATTTCAAGTAAACCAATAAATTTTTTTATTTTCCGGGCATAGAGTTAGATGTTAGATTTGATGAGAACAAAATAAGGCATATTATTTTAGTGTACAGTCCAGAGTGTGCAATTGATTTTAAAGATATTTTTTCAGTTTATCCAGTTGCAGAGCATATTCTGAG
Encoded here:
- a CDS encoding AlwI family type II restriction endonuclease, yielding MVNKSIPYQSFCWVIGTTSFRTAKLNLKIEEQLLLLEEFYKTVSIKSAWNWNNTLQEEYYDFMKEREFLYGDARRKDKDAREKTSGLVDIGLITPDRLITDAGKELLNIAREGAFDTNNFFNLDSDSFVYLKQLLKTTINVNNNIVRPFLVTLKTLLELDFLTYDEFTYFIPLINDRESAEEIIESIRLYREEKITLEDVIYERLIVMENYQEALSEFIDHAVDEELICLIGMNRKSRNYDKPYYRLYENIKKIFLDNGDDYEALLNSAKSINQKPGTLWRSLLFRTTNISVIRKNGKSSILSACPFLNCSSERELKEVFFKYLHVFKAMATLSDYFDLNRRYFNITDTLIFEDQLIKLDMLPKYFFKEIMEDLYTEAFTRCDTLTQSITLIEISSAFDVDINKVYQTLSADLGIKIKSSEQAAAYVNDERYRRFNALIDKKFNDSILVELLNCFEKRNDKRIEELVTDEAAIPTIFEYVLGIIWYKVSERKGNILDFMKLSLEANLLPKTHAAGGYADIIYEYEACTSYPKHSLLLEATLADGNNQRRMEMEPVSRHLGDYRIRFNNPFDYSLFVSTHLDKNVISDFRYRKIIPYTRDEGTITGMKIISMDTDSLKKIIENKIKYKYLYEVFDKYHEMPLETVDWHDGMIKEATGEYEA
- a CDS encoding Dam family site-specific DNA-(adenine-N6)-methyltransferase, translated to MASLNVTDVIKELDISKSYLYKLIDKKNILIPGSDTGRYFWDENTVEIIKRFLQIDGLQDKDDTDFLISKLGLKQSFINNRRYLGNKYSLSDFIRKTVDENCKGVNIVIDIFSGTGAVANTFKDKMLITNDLLYSNYISNYAWFGYEKYSSKKIIELIYDYNQVKTKENNYMRENFADTFFSADDCSKIGYIREDIEAKYKNKEINFKEYAILITSLLYAMDKIANTVGHYDAYRKNVDFEKKLVLNVLLPEETVNSNNICYNLDANKLIKSIRGDLLYLDPPYNSRQYCDAYHLLENVARWKKPEVYGVARKMDRASLKSDYCMITATKAFEELIERADTKYILLSYNNMSDKGNDRSNAKISDEDIMRILSKKGKVIIFESDYKSFSTGKSDIKDNKERLFLCEVFSEEKKKMNIPCPFNYTGGKFKLLEQLQPLFDEKEVFLDLFAGGGNVGINSSSSKVIFNDTNENLIDLIEFIKDTNTDALLKQIDNIIEAYNLSNTSLHGYSYYDCDSSRGLAKYNKGRFLKLRDDFNAKVLAGEIDYPMLYVLMVFSFNNQIRFNRKGLFNLPVGKRDFNSKMRSKLVLFSEELKSKDVQFMKKDFREISLDGFSQETFIYCDPPYLITNATYNENGMWTEIEEKALLEFLDEANEKGFNFALSNVLESKNKRNDILYNWIESKGYYCNHLNKSYSNSSYHRKNKNSMSEEVLITNYPVDWRNE